A single region of the Paramicrobacterium fandaimingii genome encodes:
- a CDS encoding YdcF family protein: MTSLQSMESVGTAIPGFVDARAGEIRSADVIFVFGTRYWSPAEVAASLYLKGMAPKIVLTGGPSRHPRGLAESRIHYDLLRTAAVPGDDILSEETSRHTGENVAHALPLLNQLGSIRSVIAVVKWFHRRALITLAQQIPSLERIYAADYEPFDLDSRSTLSRSTWQTSCLERVDRETQYLRSLRDEGTDLLTRTNSGWTRTQD; the protein is encoded by the coding sequence GTGACATCATTGCAGTCGATGGAGTCTGTCGGAACTGCAATCCCAGGGTTTGTCGACGCGCGCGCCGGAGAGATACGTTCTGCCGACGTCATCTTCGTGTTCGGCACTCGGTATTGGTCCCCCGCGGAAGTTGCCGCGTCGCTGTATCTCAAAGGAATGGCCCCGAAGATAGTGCTCACGGGAGGCCCTTCACGACACCCTCGCGGATTGGCAGAATCACGCATTCATTATGACCTGCTTCGGACTGCCGCAGTTCCCGGTGATGACATTCTCAGTGAAGAGACCTCCCGCCATACCGGGGAGAATGTAGCTCACGCCCTTCCTCTACTCAACCAGCTTGGATCGATCCGTTCCGTTATTGCCGTCGTAAAGTGGTTTCACCGACGCGCACTCATTACGCTCGCTCAGCAGATCCCTTCTCTCGAGCGCATCTATGCAGCCGACTACGAGCCTTTCGACCTGGACTCCCGGTCGACACTCTCCCGTTCGACCTGGCAAACGTCATGCCTGGAACGCGTCGATCGAGAGACGCAATACCTGCGTTCGCTCAGGGACGAGGGAACAGATCTCCTCACTCGGACGAACAGCGGATGGACACGTACGCAGGACTAA
- a CDS encoding VOC family protein yields the protein MDTGIRYSTTTLACPDPLALADFYAKLTGGEVTFAAERDSASMRSARGRLDFMWVPDYREPQWPEDSSLLHLDFFVTDLATSAEWAIRCGARQYDFQPNAGRCLVFADPAGHPFCLTTVDDLG from the coding sequence ATGGACACCGGAATTCGGTACAGCACGACGACGCTTGCCTGTCCCGACCCGCTCGCGCTCGCCGACTTCTACGCAAAACTCACGGGAGGCGAGGTCACGTTCGCTGCCGAGCGCGATAGCGCATCGATGAGAAGCGCCCGTGGACGACTGGACTTCATGTGGGTGCCCGACTACCGGGAGCCGCAATGGCCCGAAGATTCGTCGTTGCTCCACCTTGATTTCTTCGTGACCGACCTCGCGACCTCAGCCGAGTGGGCGATCCGCTGCGGCGCGCGACAATACGATTTCCAGCCGAACGCCGGTCGATGTCTCGTCTTCGCCGACCCGGCAGGGCATCCCTTCTGCCTGACCACGGTCGACGATCTCGGCTGA
- a CDS encoding SDR family NAD(P)-dependent oxidoreductase, with translation MNDTFSSIRPHSPHTSRAGEVALVTGAARGIGTEIARQLAAAGMITYVGARDPHAARRTADALCAEGSDARPMTLDVTRPGDVRSAAEHIEAEHGHVDALVNNAGIVVEWGIPVPDVTVEQMRDAYEVNVFGAAEMLHAFAPLLRRAPSARVVNLSSPLGSLTLLGNADHPVAQRGLLAYSSSKAALNAVTLLFARALAPDGTRVNAANPGLVASDLNRDSPYPRGIRSAADGARVPVKLALATDGPTGCFLGDDNGDATAHVPW, from the coding sequence GTGAACGATACATTCTCAAGCATCCGACCTCACTCGCCGCACACTTCCCGCGCCGGAGAGGTGGCTCTTGTGACCGGCGCAGCACGAGGCATCGGTACCGAGATCGCCCGCCAACTCGCAGCCGCAGGGATGATCACCTACGTCGGGGCCCGCGATCCTCACGCTGCCCGTCGAACAGCTGATGCGTTGTGCGCCGAAGGGTCAGACGCACGCCCTATGACTCTCGACGTGACCCGCCCTGGCGATGTCCGCTCCGCAGCGGAGCACATCGAGGCAGAGCATGGCCACGTGGACGCGCTCGTAAATAACGCGGGAATCGTTGTCGAATGGGGCATACCCGTACCCGACGTCACTGTGGAGCAGATGCGCGATGCATACGAGGTTAACGTTTTCGGCGCTGCAGAAATGCTGCACGCGTTCGCCCCGCTGCTGCGCCGCGCGCCGTCCGCCCGAGTTGTCAATCTGTCCAGCCCCCTCGGATCGTTGACTCTACTTGGGAACGCCGACCACCCCGTCGCGCAGCGCGGTCTGCTGGCATACAGCTCTTCCAAAGCCGCGCTGAATGCCGTCACTCTGCTGTTTGCACGAGCTCTCGCACCGGACGGAACCAGAGTCAATGCAGCAAATCCGGGACTTGTAGCGAGCGATTTGAACCGGGACTCTCCGTATCCACGCGGCATCCGATCCGCGGCTGATGGAGCGCGGGTTCCGGTCAAACTTGCGCTCGCGACAGATGGCCCAACCGGATGCTTCCTCGGCGACGATAACGGAGATGCGACAGCGCACGTGCCGTGGTGA
- a CDS encoding ABC transporter ATP-binding protein, which produces MTITTPQRTQAEPLLEIRNLSVDYGYDDDAVRALSNVNLTLHRGEILGLAGESGCGKSTLAYAATRLLPPPGVITGGEVMFTSSRSRESGDLLRMSEKQLRAQRWRDTAIVFQGSMNALNPVYRVGKQLIDGIAAHEKMSRSAMRERAAELLTMVGISTDRLDSYPHQLSGGMRQRVMIAMALALEPELVIMDEPTTALDVVMQRQIVEQIIELKDKLGFSVIFITHDVSLLIELADRIAIMYAGEIVEDAGSREVYHEPRHPYTAGLLHSFPPLRGPKRELGGIPGSPPDLLSLPSGCRFRTRCPYAVDACAQLVPELGGTVFGDDEPHRSVACHLHDPAVETPPVPSELAVRPEGRRLLGVAPR; this is translated from the coding sequence GTGACCATCACCACACCGCAGCGCACGCAGGCCGAGCCGCTGCTTGAGATCCGCAACCTCTCTGTCGACTATGGGTACGACGATGACGCGGTGCGCGCACTGTCGAACGTGAACCTGACGCTGCACCGGGGCGAGATCCTCGGGCTCGCCGGCGAGAGTGGATGCGGCAAGTCGACGCTCGCCTACGCGGCGACAAGGCTGCTGCCTCCACCCGGCGTGATCACCGGGGGAGAGGTGATGTTCACCAGCTCACGCAGCCGCGAGTCAGGCGACCTGCTGCGCATGAGCGAGAAGCAGCTGCGGGCGCAGCGCTGGCGCGACACGGCGATTGTCTTCCAGGGGTCGATGAACGCGCTCAATCCCGTTTACCGCGTGGGCAAACAGCTGATCGACGGCATCGCCGCGCACGAGAAGATGTCGCGCTCGGCGATGCGCGAGCGGGCCGCCGAGCTGCTCACGATGGTGGGGATCTCGACCGACAGGCTCGACAGCTATCCGCACCAGCTCTCCGGCGGCATGCGTCAGCGTGTGATGATCGCGATGGCGCTGGCTCTCGAGCCTGAGCTGGTGATCATGGACGAGCCGACGACAGCGCTCGACGTGGTGATGCAGCGGCAGATCGTTGAACAGATCATCGAGCTGAAAGACAAGCTGGGCTTCTCGGTGATCTTCATCACGCACGACGTGTCGCTGCTCATCGAGCTGGCCGACCGCATCGCGATCATGTATGCGGGCGAGATCGTCGAAGATGCCGGAAGCCGCGAGGTCTACCACGAGCCGCGGCACCCGTACACGGCTGGACTGCTGCACTCGTTCCCGCCGCTGCGGGGGCCAAAGCGTGAGCTCGGCGGCATTCCCGGGTCGCCGCCGGATCTGCTGTCGTTGCCGAGCGGATGCCGCTTTCGAACGCGGTGCCCGTATGCGGTCGACGCGTGCGCGCAGCTCGTGCCGGAGCTCGGCGGCACGGTGTTCGGCGATGACGAGCCGCACCGCAGTGTGGCGTGTCATCTGCACGACCCCGCTGTCGAGACTCCGCCTGTGCCGTCGGAGCTCGCAGTGCGTCCGGAGGGCCGTCGTCTGCTTGGCGTCGCCCCGCGCTAG